One genomic region from Rosa rugosa chromosome 1, drRosRugo1.1, whole genome shotgun sequence encodes:
- the LOC133735373 gene encoding uncharacterized protein LOC133735373, with protein MADPTRPEFDILDSEGLEYHRWVSDMETAFVAKDYTATITDPKDDELSNKVKADALIFLRRHIDPSLRWEYLQLKTPKALWDALKGRFGNIHDTLLPGLAVQWNGIRFLDYKKVNDFNKDMLRLKARLNFCGREITEDDMISKTLTTFPNSAFILANQYQLDYDNKRITTFNKLISLLQVAERQNKILLNNNARPTRTKKIPEANYGKMKGGNNSNARGFRRADPYPRGNNAPRGKGHGDHGNKMPKERVDNEPCYRCGFIGHWYKNCQANNRVAANYKRYRESKEQEAHYMEEGGHDLDVNLTIADFNGKEELAKSMDALNLD; from the coding sequence atggctgatccaactcgacctgagtttgacatcttggactcagaaggacttgagtaccatcgttgggtttccgatatggaaactgcctttgtggcaaaagactacactgccaccattactgatcccaaagatgatgaactatctaataaggtgaaagcagaTGCCTTAATTtttctgaggcgacatattgatcctagcctacgctgggagtaccttcagttgaagacacccaaagcactgtgggatgcccttaaaggacgttttgggaacattcacgATACTTTGCTCCCAGGACTGGCTGTTCAGTGGAATGGAATCCGCTTTCTTGACTATAAaaaggtcaatgacttcaacaaggacatgttgcgcttaaaggcacgtctcaatttctgtggaagggaaatcacagaagatgatatgatctcaAAGACTCTTACCACCTTTCCTAATTCAGCttttatactagcgaaccagtatcaATTGGattatgacaacaaaagaatcacaaccttcaataagttgataagcctactgcaagtggctgagagacaAAATAAGATTCTCTTGAATAACAATGCCAGGCCCACtaggacaaagaaaattcccgaggctaattatggaaaaatgaaaggTGGAAATAACTCCAATGCAAGGGGGTTtagacgtgctgatccctacccacgtggcaacaatgcaccacgtggaaagggacatGGGGATCATGGAAACAAGATGCCAAAGGAAAGAGTtgacaatgaaccatgctataggtgtggattcattgggcattggtacaagaactgccaagcaaacaacagagtagcagccaattacaagaggtatagagagtctaaagaacaagaggctcactatatggaagaaggaggtcatGACCTAGACGTCAACCTtacaattgcagacttcaatggcaaagaggaacttgctaagtcaatggatgctctcaatcttgactga
- the LOC133735382 gene encoding probable glycosyltransferase At3g07620 encodes MGLLPHSPNQKLVRFILIVEMRDRDMRAARTYRPVFSLSWFLVVLLVIPLLVLLLIFLIQPLSSSSSSSTATWIVDHSSTSGNFSYSLALTAAQEWSQPPAEAPLTSFLYGSPSPAPAPQISTGAIQVGGSRRVKSWWSMKLDKLEASLGKARSSIREAAGTSLVRLRNKINSTSKTVQLVHDDDPDYVPHGRIYRNAHAFHRSYLLMEKLFKIYVYEEGEVPLFHNGPCKSIYSSEGRFIHEMEMGKLYRTKDPDEAHVYFIPVSVVNLVQYLYVPDSKDLDPMKRAIVDYVKVIADRHPFWNRSLGADHFMLSCHDWGPTTSSFVPNLFHRSIRVLCNANTSEGFNPSKDASFPEINLLTGEISSLGGQPPSTRTVLAFFAGRLHGHIRYLLLNEWKGKDQDVQVYDALPKKVSYEKKLKSSKFCLCPSGYEVASPRVVEAIYAECVPVLISDAYVPPFSDVLNWKSFSVQIDVKNISDIKNILMGISHRQYLRMQRNVKQVQRHFVVNGPPRRYDVFHMIVHSIWLRRLNIRVHDFRNQ; translated from the exons ATGGGTTTGCTGCCTCATTCACCAAATCAAAAGCTAGTACGTTTCATTTTGATAGTGGAGATGAGAGATAGAGATATGAGGGCTGCTCGTACTTACAGACCAGTTTTTTCATTATCCTGGTTTCTAGTAGTGTTACTGGTAATACCTTTGCTGGTGTTGCTGTTAATCTTTCTGATACAGCCTCTGAGTTCAAGCTCTTCATCATCAACTGCAACTTGGATAGTTGATCATTCTAGTACTTCTGGAAATTTTAGCTACTCTCTAGCTTTAACTGCAGCTCAAGAATGGTCTCAACCTCCAGCTGAAGCTCCACTTACTAGTTTTTTATATGGTAGTCCAAGTCCTGCTCCTGCCCCTCAAATATCAACT GGGGCTATACAAGTTGGTGGTTCTAGAAGAGTAAAATCATGGTGGAGCATGAAGCTAGATAAGCTAGAAGCAAGTTTGGGCAAAGCAAGGTCTTCCATAAGAGAAGCAGCTGGTACATCACTAGTACGACTTAGGAACAAGATCAATTCGACATCAAAAACAGTACAACTAGTACATGACGACGACCCCGACTATGTTCCTCACGGCCGCATATATCGGAACGCCCACGCCTTTCATAG gaGCTACCTATTAATGGAGAAGCTGTTCAAGATATACGTATACGAAGAAGGAGAGGTCCCACTGTTTCATAATGGTCCATGCAAGAGCATATATTCCTCAGAAGGAAGGTTCATTCATGAAATGGAGATGGGCAAATTGTACAGAACAAAAGACCCAGATGAAGCTCACGTTTACTTCATTCCAGTAAGTGTGGTCAATCTGGTTCAGTACCTGTATGTCCCCGATTCAAAAGATCTAGATCCGATGAAGCGAGCCATCGTCGACTACGTTAAAGTCATTGCTGATAGGCATCCTTTCTGGAATAGAAGCCTTGGTGCTGATCATTTCATGCTTTCATGTCATGACTGG GGGCCAACCACGTCATCCTTTGTTCCAAATTTGTTCCACAGGTCCATTAGGGTTCTTTGCAATGCCAATACTTCCGAAGGATTTAATCCATCAAAAGATGCGTCGTTTCCCGAAATTAATCTTCTAACAGGTGAAATCTCAAGTCTAGGTGGTCAGCCTCCATCGACTCGAACTGTCCTCGCCTTTTTCGCCGGTCGTCTTCATGGCCACATTAGGTACCTCCTTTTAAACGAATGGAAAGGCAAAGACCAAGATGTCCAAGTCTATGATGCGCTCCCAAAGAAAGTGTCCTATGAAAAAAAGTTGAAAAGTAGCAAGTTTTGCTTGTGCCCAAGTGGGTATGAAGTGGCAAGTCCAAGAGTGGTGGAAGCAATCTATGCCGAGTGTGTTCCGGTGTTGATTTCAGATGCTTATGTCCCACCTTTCAGTGATGTTTTGAATTGGAAGTCATTTTCTGTTCAAATAGATGTGAAGAACATATCGGATATCAAGAACATATTGATGGGGATATCTCATAGGCAGTACCTAAGAATGCAAAGGAATGTGAAACAAGTGCAACGACATTTTGTGGTGAATGGACCTCCTAGGAGATATGATGTTTTCCACATGATTGTTCACTCTATTTGGCTTAGAAGGTTAAATATTCGCGTTCATGATTTTCGGAACCAATAA